One region of Trinickia violacea genomic DNA includes:
- a CDS encoding AAA family ATPase yields the protein MTTAMVKQELALASFSKVYDLDEVETALNELGEGANEALRVMYEKMLKVGNLRFCVKPNRMPSIDALIDALPNFAEPLDDVRKQVALCLETDDRLELMPILLLGDPGIGKTHFAKQLSRLLGTSYQYVAMSSLTAGWILSGASSQWKNAKPGKVFDALVHGSYANPVIAIDEIDKASGDSQYDPLGALYALLEQETARTFIDEFAEIPINAGHVIWIATANDERAIPEPILDRMSVYEIAAPDRDGARRIAQSIYEEIRSAHVWGQRFPAALADDTLDALALASPRDMRRAILNGFGAARVAGRDQVRPGDIRLEHGTRRKPIGF from the coding sequence ATGACAACCGCCATGGTCAAACAGGAACTCGCGTTGGCGTCGTTCAGCAAGGTCTACGATCTCGACGAGGTCGAAACCGCGCTGAACGAACTCGGGGAAGGCGCGAATGAAGCGCTGCGCGTCATGTACGAAAAGATGCTGAAGGTCGGCAATCTGCGATTTTGCGTGAAGCCGAACCGGATGCCGTCGATCGACGCTCTGATCGACGCGCTGCCCAACTTCGCGGAACCGCTCGACGACGTGCGCAAGCAAGTCGCGCTGTGCCTCGAAACCGACGACCGGCTCGAACTGATGCCGATTCTCTTGCTCGGCGACCCCGGCATCGGCAAGACGCATTTCGCGAAGCAGCTCTCGCGTTTGCTTGGCACATCGTATCAATACGTGGCGATGAGCTCGCTGACGGCGGGGTGGATCTTGTCGGGCGCGTCGTCGCAGTGGAAGAACGCGAAACCCGGCAAGGTGTTCGATGCGCTCGTGCACGGCAGCTACGCGAACCCGGTGATCGCGATCGACGAAATCGACAAGGCGAGCGGCGATTCGCAATACGATCCGCTCGGCGCGCTCTACGCGCTGCTCGAGCAAGAGACCGCGCGCACCTTCATCGACGAGTTCGCCGAGATCCCGATCAACGCCGGCCATGTGATCTGGATCGCGACCGCCAACGACGAGCGCGCGATCCCCGAGCCGATCCTCGACCGGATGAGCGTCTACGAAATCGCCGCGCCCGATCGCGACGGCGCGCGGCGCATCGCGCAGTCGATCTACGAAGAGATCCGCTCGGCACACGTGTGGGGCCAGCGCTTTCCTGCGGCACTCGCCGACGACACGCTCGACGCGCTCGCGCTGGCATCGCCGCGCGACATGCGCCGCGCGATATTGAACGGCTTCGGCGCGGCGCGCGTGGCCGGGCGCGATCAAGTGCGTCCCGGCGACATCCGGCTCGAACACGGCACGCGGCGCAAGCCGATCGGTTTTTGA